From the Calditrichota bacterium genome, one window contains:
- a CDS encoding cytochrome c maturation protein CcmE, with translation MISKSKYSIGVVIILLAFAMLLYKGLSKSMMAYMNVSDIDKIESHNNDSVMQVTGIVVPGTIRNDSEKQQLSFLLRDLKKPKQVIQVNYSGLIPDSFEPGLQVVVTGTIKSKHILAQRILTKCPSKYNKND, from the coding sequence ATGATAAGCAAATCAAAATATTCTATCGGCGTCGTCATTATTCTGCTTGCATTTGCCATGCTTCTGTACAAGGGATTAAGCAAATCCATGATGGCTTATATGAATGTAAGCGACATTGACAAGATTGAATCACATAATAACGATTCAGTGATGCAGGTTACCGGTATTGTCGTGCCCGGAACAATCCGGAATGATTCAGAAAAACAGCAGCTTTCATTTTTGTTGCGGGATTTAAAAAAACCAAAACAGGTCATTCAAGTCAATTATTCCGGTTTAATACCCGACAGTTTTGAGCCGGGGTTACAGGTGGTCGTAACCGGCACAATTAAAAGCAAACATATTCTGGCCCAGAGGATTCTGACAAAATGCCCATCAAAATATAATAAAAATGATTAG
- a CDS encoding heme lyase CcmF/NrfE family subunit, whose protein sequence is MIELGDIGLKLSLVFSLYIIVASIMGIKNRIGQFLVSSHRAIYSSFLLISLAMFILAQALITKNYELKYVAEHVSNHLPVFYAITALWAGQSGSLLLWVWLLSLFSVVVVLQNRHKNQTLHMLPYVNVILASIQLFFLIILVFTSSPFERSAFHIFEGQGLNPLLQNPGMIFHPPTLYLGYVGFAIPFAFAIAALITRRLDNEWIKTTRRWTLFSWLFLSIGILLGAKWAYVELGWGGYWAWDPVENASLLPWLTGTAFLHSVMIQERKDMLKIWNMSLIVMTFLLTIFGTFVTRSGIISSVHSFGNSNLGPLFLIFMLWVVLGASYLIVSRRKELRSRNQLDSVLSRESSFLFNNLILVAATFAILWGTLFPILSEAVRGIKITVGPPFFNTVNVPIAIALILLTGICPLISWRKATLNNFLRNFLIPSGVFFTALIILLITGMRQIAPLLTFSLSAFVLSSIFLEFYRGTRSRIRYHNEMIFTAFKNLVLKYRRRYGGYIVHTGMILIFVGIAGSSAFKIEKEKLMKKGDNLKIANYELTFMGLDQYNTPNAQVSTASFRVKNGPNYEGIATPSKHYHPLQKQTMTEVYISSSLRDDLYLILGKINANGSVFIKAEIIPLVAWIWIGGYILIAGTLFTMWPSKRRKSVPETKPLAKKNKAFVQLPQA, encoded by the coding sequence ATGATTGAATTAGGTGATATCGGGTTAAAATTAAGTCTGGTGTTTTCTCTCTATATTATTGTTGCCTCCATTATGGGAATTAAAAACAGGATAGGGCAATTTCTGGTTAGCAGTCATCGGGCAATCTACAGTTCATTTTTACTGATTTCACTGGCCATGTTCATTCTTGCTCAAGCGCTCATTACAAAAAACTATGAGCTTAAATATGTGGCTGAACATGTAAGCAATCATCTGCCTGTATTTTATGCGATTACGGCACTCTGGGCTGGTCAATCGGGCTCGCTGCTTTTATGGGTTTGGCTGCTTTCACTTTTCAGTGTTGTTGTTGTCCTGCAAAATCGGCATAAAAACCAAACCCTGCATATGCTTCCTTATGTCAACGTTATTTTGGCCTCAATCCAGCTATTTTTCCTTATTATCCTTGTATTTACCAGCAGCCCCTTTGAAAGATCTGCCTTTCACATTTTCGAGGGACAGGGGTTAAACCCGTTGCTGCAGAATCCGGGCATGATTTTCCATCCGCCCACATTATACCTGGGATATGTTGGCTTCGCCATACCGTTTGCCTTCGCCATAGCGGCATTAATAACAAGACGATTGGATAACGAATGGATTAAAACAACCCGGCGCTGGACTCTGTTTTCGTGGCTTTTTCTCAGCATCGGCATATTGCTGGGCGCCAAATGGGCCTATGTGGAATTGGGATGGGGCGGTTATTGGGCCTGGGACCCGGTTGAAAACGCCTCACTGCTCCCCTGGCTGACTGGAACAGCATTTTTGCATTCCGTTATGATCCAGGAACGAAAGGACATGTTAAAAATATGGAATATGAGTCTCATCGTCATGACCTTTCTGCTGACCATATTCGGCACTTTTGTAACACGAAGCGGAATCATTTCATCGGTTCATTCATTCGGCAATTCCAATCTCGGACCGCTATTCCTGATTTTTATGCTCTGGGTTGTCCTGGGTGCATCCTATTTGATTGTTTCGCGCCGCAAAGAATTGCGCAGCCGAAATCAACTCGATTCCGTTCTTTCCAGAGAATCAAGCTTCCTCTTTAATAATTTAATACTGGTTGCCGCCACATTTGCCATATTGTGGGGAACGTTGTTTCCTATTCTTTCAGAAGCGGTACGGGGGATAAAGATTACGGTCGGGCCTCCTTTTTTCAACACCGTTAATGTCCCGATTGCCATCGCCTTAATACTGCTCACGGGAATATGTCCCCTCATTTCCTGGCGCAAAGCGACCCTGAATAATTTTCTGCGCAATTTTCTGATTCCATCCGGTGTTTTTTTTACGGCGCTGATAATCCTGCTCATTACCGGTATGAGACAGATCGCTCCACTCTTAACATTCAGTCTCAGTGCCTTTGTATTGTCTTCCATATTTCTTGAATTTTACCGGGGTACCCGTTCCCGCATACGCTACCACAACGAAATGATCTTTACCGCTTTTAAAAACCTGGTCCTTAAATACCGGAGGCGATACGGCGGCTATATTGTGCATACCGGAATGATCTTGATCTTTGTCGGGATTGCGGGATCGTCCGCATTCAAAATTGAAAAGGAAAAGCTGATGAAAAAGGGGGACAATCTGAAGATTGCCAACTACGAACTGACATTCATGGGATTAGACCAATACAATACGCCCAATGCCCAGGTTAGCACCGCCTCATTCCGCGTAAAAAATGGTCCCAACTATGAAGGCATCGCCACCCCTTCCAAACACTATCATCCTCTCCAAAAACAAACTATGACCGAGGTTTACATATCGTCCAGTCTAAGGGACGATCTCTATTTAATCCTGGGAAAAATTAATGCAAATGGCTCTGTTTTTATTAAAGCCGAGATTATTCCCCTGGTGGCCTGGATCTGGATAGGCGGTTATATCCTCATTGCAGGAACACTTTTCACGATGTGGCCATCAAAAAGGAGAAAATCTGTTCCGGAAACCAAACCGCTTGCGAAGAAAAACAAGGCATTTGTTCAGCTACCGCAGGCTTAA
- a CDS encoding Rrf2 family transcriptional regulator yields MKISFKGDYALKAVLDLALHYDHGKIQITDIAKRQDIPLKYLSQILLILKGAGYVQSRRGPNGGYWLAKAPAKITLGEIIRLMDGPTSPIACVSKSGYIKCDDEPFCPFVDIWIKVRDAINEIVDHTTFEDICKIAKTKKTKSNFIYYI; encoded by the coding sequence ATGAAGATCTCATTTAAGGGTGATTATGCGCTAAAGGCGGTGCTCGACCTGGCGCTGCATTACGATCACGGTAAAATTCAAATTACCGATATTGCAAAACGGCAGGATATTCCTCTTAAGTACTTAAGTCAAATTTTGCTGATTCTAAAGGGGGCGGGTTATGTTCAAAGCCGGCGGGGGCCAAACGGCGGTTATTGGCTTGCAAAAGCACCGGCAAAGATCACGCTGGGCGAAATTATACGACTTATGGATGGCCCAACCTCCCCCATCGCCTGCGTGAGCAAGTCGGGTTACATCAAGTGCGATGATGAACCCTTTTGTCCGTTTGTTGACATCTGGATCAAAGTAAGAGACGCAATTAACGAAATTGTAGACCATACAACATTTGAAGACATATGCAAAATCGCGAAAACAAAAAAAACAAAATCAAATTTCATCTACTACATTTAG
- the cysK gene encoding cysteine synthase A: MKIAQSVIDLIGNTPLVRLNKTVPEGSHVYAKLEYYNPGSSVKDRIGVNMILEAERSGRLTPGTVVIEPTSGNTGIALAWVCAVKGYRLILTMPETMSSERRKMFQAFGAEMVLTPAEKGMSGAIEKANELAGQFDRVFIPSQFENPANPDIHRKTTAQEIWRDTDGQVDVFVAGVGTGGTITGVGEVLKKKKPSVKIIAVEPAESAVLSGGNPGPHMIMGIGAGFVPKVFNRQVVDEIIQVSNEEAAAMTKRLAREEGIIAGISAGAAVHAASKVAARKDFAGKRIVVIIPDTGERYLSLSLFED; the protein is encoded by the coding sequence ATGAAAATCGCACAAAGCGTCATTGATCTGATCGGCAACACCCCACTGGTTCGGCTGAACAAGACGGTACCGGAAGGGTCACATGTGTATGCAAAATTAGAATATTACAACCCGGGGAGCAGCGTCAAGGACCGCATCGGGGTAAATATGATTCTGGAAGCCGAACGTTCCGGCCGTCTCACGCCCGGTACAGTGGTTATTGAGCCAACCAGCGGCAACACCGGCATTGCGTTGGCGTGGGTGTGCGCCGTGAAGGGCTATCGCCTGATCCTCACAATGCCCGAGACGATGAGCAGCGAGCGGCGGAAGATGTTCCAGGCCTTTGGTGCCGAGATGGTTCTGACACCGGCAGAAAAGGGCATGTCCGGCGCCATTGAAAAGGCAAACGAACTGGCAGGTCAGTTCGATCGTGTATTCATCCCCTCCCAGTTTGAGAACCCGGCTAATCCGGACATCCACCGAAAGACCACGGCTCAGGAAATCTGGCGTGATACCGACGGTCAGGTGGATGTGTTTGTGGCCGGTGTTGGAACGGGCGGTACGATCACCGGTGTGGGTGAGGTTCTTAAAAAGAAAAAGCCCTCCGTAAAGATCATTGCCGTTGAACCGGCGGAGTCCGCTGTTCTCTCAGGAGGAAATCCGGGACCGCACATGATTATGGGAATTGGTGCCGGATTTGTACCCAAAGTCTTCAACCGGCAGGTGGTTGATGAGATTATCCAGGTTTCCAACGAGGAGGCTGCTGCCATGACCAAACGTCTGGCCCGGGAGGAGGGAATTATTGCCGGAATTTCTGCCGGGGCGGCGGTACACGCGGCCTCCAAGGTAGCCGCCCGCAAGGACTTTGCAGGAAAACGGATCGTTGTTATTATTCCGGATACGGGAGAACGATATTTGAGTTTGTCCTTGTTTGAGGATTAG
- the thiS gene encoding sulfur carrier protein ThiS encodes MKLIVNGENQEYEGELSVESLLSKCEVKRPEMVSVELNGQIIPRDQYADVRVSDGDTVEFLYFMGGGSYGINR; translated from the coding sequence ATGAAATTAATTGTAAACGGAGAAAATCAGGAATATGAGGGAGAGCTTTCCGTGGAGTCCCTGTTGTCAAAATGCGAGGTCAAAAGACCCGAGATGGTCAGCGTGGAGCTGAACGGTCAAATCATTCCCCGCGATCAGTACGCCGATGTGCGTGTGAGCGACGGAGACACGGTGGAATTCCTTTACTTTATGGGAGGCGGTTCTTATGGAATTAACAGATAG